One genomic segment of Flagellimonas marinaquae includes these proteins:
- a CDS encoding dipeptidase, whose product MKYFYLFLSITLLISCGEKKNQKTEKTETLEERAQRIHDSVITIDTHDDINVQNFTDSINYTQRLETQINLPKMEEGGLDAVFLIVYTGQDELTSDGYAKAADNAMAKFDAIHRLCEDIAPDQIELALNSDDVRRIVASGKKVAMIGVENAYPIGEDLALIEEYQKRGARYISLSHNGHSQFSDSNTGEKDSVWLHNGLSELGKQAVAEMNRVGIMIDVSHPSKEAMKQMIELTKAPIIASHSSARALCDHSRNLDDEQLMLMKENGGVVQTVAFSSYLNTEKHEARATYMKDVYKKVADSLEIAWYERSQFSTLTPDQRKEFFANYRKVMNIGEELAKDDSNAPPAVNVSDFVDHIDYMVDLIGIDHVGISSDFDGGGGIEGWSDASETFNVTLELVKRGYTEAEIAQLWGGNLLRVLDEVQAVAESMN is encoded by the coding sequence ATGAAATATTTTTATCTATTCCTTAGTATTACCTTATTGATCTCTTGCGGAGAGAAAAAAAATCAGAAAACCGAAAAAACTGAAACCTTGGAAGAAAGAGCACAGAGAATCCACGATTCAGTGATTACAATCGACACCCACGACGACATTAACGTCCAGAACTTTACCGACAGTATTAATTACACACAACGACTGGAGACCCAGATAAACCTTCCAAAAATGGAAGAAGGTGGATTGGATGCCGTTTTCTTGATTGTGTATACCGGGCAGGACGAACTGACATCTGATGGCTATGCGAAAGCGGCGGACAATGCCATGGCCAAATTTGATGCCATACATAGGCTTTGTGAAGATATTGCCCCGGACCAAATAGAATTGGCCTTAAACTCCGACGATGTAAGGAGAATTGTAGCGTCTGGTAAAAAAGTGGCCATGATCGGCGTAGAGAATGCCTACCCGATCGGTGAGGACCTTGCCTTGATCGAAGAATATCAAAAGCGTGGAGCACGTTATATTTCCCTTTCGCACAATGGGCACAGCCAGTTCAGCGATTCCAATACAGGAGAAAAAGATAGTGTATGGCTCCACAATGGATTAAGTGAACTCGGAAAACAAGCCGTTGCCGAAATGAACCGCGTGGGCATTATGATCGATGTGTCCCACCCTTCCAAAGAGGCCATGAAGCAAATGATCGAGTTGACCAAAGCTCCCATCATAGCTTCGCATTCGTCTGCAAGAGCGTTGTGCGATCATAGCCGTAACTTGGACGACGAGCAGCTAATGCTGATGAAGGAAAACGGGGGTGTGGTGCAGACCGTTGCATTTAGCTCTTACTTAAATACAGAAAAACACGAAGCTCGTGCCACATATATGAAGGACGTGTACAAAAAAGTAGCGGATTCCTTGGAAATTGCCTGGTACGAACGTTCCCAATTTTCTACATTGACTCCCGATCAACGTAAAGAATTCTTTGCCAACTACAGGAAAGTGATGAATATTGGGGAAGAATTGGCAAAAGACGACTCCAACGCCCCACCGGCCGTTAACGTTTCAGATTTTGTGGACCACATAGATTATATGGTCGATCTTATCGGAATAGACCATGTGGGCATTAGTTCCGATTTTGATGGTGGTGGTGGTATCGAAGGCTGGTCAGATGCTTCTGAAACCTTTAATGTAACCCTTGAATTGGTCAAAAGAGGTTATACCGAAGCAGAGATAGCCCAATTGTGGGGTGGAAATCTGCTAAGGGTACTGGACGAGGTGCAAGCAGTAGCCGAATCAATGAACTAA
- a CDS encoding DEAD/DEAH box helicase — MEVNKTIKKKTLYGYQEEDLNKIFTQLDKLPEGTNILYQLPTGGGKTVVFSEITRRFIQQTGKKVMVLTHRIELSKQTSKMLKGFGVANKVINSEVKELYDQDDYMCFVAMVETLNNRLQEEKVKINNIGLVIIDEAHYNSFRKLFKYFEKSTILGVTATPLSSNIKLPMKDNYKHLIIGESIQSLISKNFLAKANLYNYDVSLKTLKLGINGDYTVKSSDEFYSAHSMLGKLLTAYEEIAKGTKTLIFNNGINTSLYVYETFKKAGYNVRHLDNKNTAAERKEILEWFAETPDAILTSVSILTTGFDEPTVESIILNRATRSLTLYFQMIGRGSRVLPNKSEFNVIDMGNNIARFGPWDAPVDWQEIFHFPDFYLENIKNDEEIERDFVYEMPDDLRAKFSKSDNITFNVKEEYKKIFAQGKKSKLVLEKSIEQHAQICVENSEDVFDARILAKELKDEIQYRVKQYSYCIMNNTKNYKEWLEEDYERKLRSSISKMFAAKM; from the coding sequence TTGGAAGTAAACAAAACCATCAAGAAGAAAACTTTATACGGATACCAGGAAGAAGACCTGAACAAAATATTCACCCAATTGGACAAGCTTCCGGAAGGCACCAATATCCTCTATCAGTTGCCCACCGGAGGTGGTAAGACCGTTGTGTTTTCCGAAATTACTCGCCGATTTATCCAACAGACCGGTAAAAAAGTAATGGTTCTTACCCATCGAATAGAACTGAGCAAGCAAACTTCCAAAATGCTAAAAGGCTTTGGGGTGGCCAATAAAGTCATCAACAGTGAGGTAAAAGAGCTCTACGACCAAGACGACTACATGTGCTTTGTGGCCATGGTGGAGACTTTGAACAATCGTTTGCAAGAGGAAAAGGTAAAGATCAACAATATCGGCCTGGTAATTATAGACGAGGCCCATTACAATTCGTTTAGAAAACTCTTCAAATATTTTGAAAAGTCCACCATTTTGGGAGTTACCGCAACACCGCTCAGTTCCAACATAAAACTCCCCATGAAGGACAATTACAAACATTTGATCATTGGGGAATCCATACAATCGCTGATCAGTAAGAATTTCTTGGCCAAGGCCAATCTCTACAATTACGATGTTAGCCTAAAAACATTGAAACTGGGTATCAACGGGGACTATACCGTAAAATCTTCGGACGAGTTCTATAGTGCTCACAGCATGCTGGGCAAATTGCTTACGGCATACGAAGAAATTGCCAAGGGCACCAAGACCCTGATTTTCAACAATGGTATCAATACATCGCTTTATGTGTACGAAACTTTTAAAAAGGCAGGATATAATGTAAGGCATTTGGACAATAAAAATACGGCTGCCGAACGAAAAGAAATTCTGGAATGGTTCGCTGAGACCCCAGATGCCATATTGACCTCGGTGAGTATTTTAACCACAGGTTTTGATGAGCCTACGGTAGAGAGCATTATTCTGAACAGGGCCACACGTTCACTTACTCTTTATTTTCAAATGATCGGAAGAGGTTCCAGGGTACTCCCCAACAAGAGCGAGTTCAACGTAATCGACATGGGTAACAATATTGCCCGTTTTGGACCTTGGGATGCCCCTGTGGATTGGCAAGAAATCTTCCACTTCCCAGATTTCTATTTGGAGAACATAAAAAATGATGAAGAAATAGAACGGGATTTTGTTTATGAAATGCCAGATGATCTTCGGGCCAAATTCAGCAAATCCGATAATATTACCTTCAATGTAAAAGAAGAGTATAAAAAAATATTTGCGCAAGGCAAAAAATCCAAACTTGTACTGGAAAAAAGTATCGAACAACATGCCCAGATCTGTGTAGAGAACAGCGAAGATGTTTTCGATGCACGGATTTTGGCCAAAGAGTTGAAAGACGAGATCCAGTATCGCGTAAAGCAATATTCGTATTGCATTATGAACAATACCAAAAACTACAAAGAGTGGTTGGAGGAAGATTATGAGCGTAAACTGCGTTCCAGCATTTCTAAAATGTTCGCCGCAAAAATGTAA
- a CDS encoding glycosyltransferase produces the protein MPKKLLVIGYVWPEPNTTAAGCRMQQLLDAFLELGYRITFASTAVKTEYSLDLKPWGIKETTIALNHSSFDDFVKQLAPDLVMFDRFMVEEQFGWRVAEFAPNAVRILNTEDLHGLRKAREEAHKKDVRFKLLDWKNHPVTLRELASMYRCDLSLIISTFEMRILREHIKFPAELLFHLPFMVEVSKNHKDTLPTFAERNGFVSIGNGKHAPNVDAIKLLKQEIWPHIRKNLPEAQLRVYGAYLPQQIKEMHHPKSGFFIDGWIENADLVLENSRILLAPLRFGAGIKGKLLDGMKTGTPTVTTTIGAEGMYGDQHWNGVISDNWNDFANAAVKLYQNKLEWERAQKNGFALLESNYNKTKSTKQFKALLDNLIYDLENHRTENFVGRLLQHQTLTSSKYMAKWIEEKNKKV, from the coding sequence ATGCCAAAAAAGCTCCTAGTTATTGGTTATGTATGGCCCGAACCGAATACCACGGCGGCCGGATGCCGTATGCAGCAATTGCTGGATGCCTTTTTGGAGCTTGGATACCGGATTACCTTTGCGAGCACTGCAGTAAAAACCGAGTATAGCTTGGACCTGAAGCCATGGGGCATTAAAGAAACAACTATTGCCCTGAACCATTCCAGTTTCGATGATTTTGTAAAACAGCTAGCGCCCGATCTGGTAATGTTCGATCGTTTTATGGTGGAAGAGCAATTTGGTTGGCGCGTAGCGGAATTTGCCCCGAATGCCGTCCGAATTTTGAACACCGAAGACTTACATGGACTTCGAAAGGCCAGGGAAGAGGCCCATAAAAAGGATGTACGGTTTAAACTACTCGACTGGAAAAACCACCCGGTCACTTTACGAGAATTGGCCAGTATGTACCGGTGCGACCTTAGTTTGATTATCTCCACCTTCGAAATGCGAATTTTACGGGAGCATATTAAGTTTCCAGCAGAGCTGCTGTTCCATTTACCGTTTATGGTCGAAGTTTCCAAAAACCATAAAGACACATTGCCCACATTTGCCGAGAGAAATGGCTTTGTTAGTATCGGGAACGGAAAACATGCCCCTAATGTTGATGCCATAAAACTGTTGAAACAGGAAATATGGCCACACATCCGCAAAAATTTACCAGAAGCTCAATTACGGGTTTATGGTGCTTATTTGCCACAGCAAATTAAGGAGATGCACCATCCCAAATCTGGTTTTTTTATTGATGGATGGATAGAGAATGCCGACTTGGTTCTAGAAAATTCTAGGATATTATTGGCACCGCTCCGCTTTGGCGCAGGTATTAAAGGAAAACTTTTGGATGGCATGAAAACGGGAACCCCTACGGTTACCACAACTATAGGTGCCGAAGGCATGTATGGCGACCAGCACTGGAACGGGGTTATTTCCGACAACTGGAACGATTTTGCAAATGCTGCCGTGAAATTATACCAAAACAAATTAGAGTGGGAAAGGGCCCAAAAAAATGGATTTGCCTTACTGGAATCCAACTATAATAAAACTAAATCAACCAAACAGTTTAAAGCCCTATTGGATAATTTGATTTATGACTTGGAAAATCATCGAACCGAAAATTTTGTAGGGAGGTTACTTCAGCATCAAACTTTAACGAGCTCCAAATACATGGCCAAATGGATAGAGGAGAAGAATAAAAAAGTTTGA
- a CDS encoding acyl-CoA thioesterase, whose protein sequence is MRFHTRKWVKPEDLNANGTLFGGKVLAWVDEEAALYSIIQLENKKVVTKYMSEINFMSTAREGDIVEIGIEVIKFGVTSISLNCEVRNKMTHESIVTVDNIIMVNLDENGNPKPHGKTKIEYVKDRLAKKEKEEQNAAS, encoded by the coding sequence ATGCGATTTCACACTAGAAAATGGGTCAAGCCAGAGGATTTAAATGCCAACGGAACACTTTTCGGAGGAAAGGTGCTAGCCTGGGTAGATGAAGAAGCTGCCCTTTACAGTATAATTCAGCTCGAAAACAAAAAAGTAGTCACCAAGTACATGTCCGAAATTAACTTTATGAGCACGGCACGGGAAGGTGACATTGTAGAAATAGGGATAGAAGTAATAAAATTCGGGGTCACCTCGATTTCTTTAAACTGCGAAGTTAGAAACAAGATGACCCACGAAAGTATTGTTACGGTCGACAATATAATTATGGTTAACCTGGATGAAAACGGCAATCCCAAACCCCATGGCAAAACAAAGATTGAATATGTAAAAGATCGTTTGGCCAAAAAGGAAAAGGAAGAACAAAATGCCGCTTCTTAG
- a CDS encoding DUF2461 domain-containing protein: protein MSSNITISKDSLDFLNELKKNNNREWFEANKTTFKKHEAQVKAFFEAVKDNLNQHDEIEKMKMFRIYRDVRFSKDKTPYKNHFAGSFSRLGAHLRGGYYLHIKPGESLLAAGFWAPNKEDLFRIRKELELDASEFRDTINQKQLKTVWGDLSGDELKTAPKGFEKEHPDIDLIRKKQFVFVRNLSDSEVLSASFLEEVDNSFRAIRPYFDLMSDILTTNLNGESIL from the coding sequence ATGAGCTCGAACATAACGATTTCCAAGGATTCCCTTGACTTTTTAAATGAATTGAAAAAAAACAACAACCGCGAATGGTTCGAGGCCAACAAGACTACTTTTAAAAAGCATGAAGCTCAGGTAAAGGCATTTTTTGAAGCCGTTAAAGACAATCTGAACCAGCACGACGAAATCGAGAAAATGAAGATGTTCCGAATTTATAGGGATGTTCGCTTTTCTAAGGATAAAACTCCATATAAGAATCATTTTGCAGGTTCTTTTTCCCGTTTGGGCGCTCATTTAAGGGGCGGTTATTACCTACATATAAAACCAGGGGAATCACTCTTGGCCGCAGGTTTTTGGGCCCCCAACAAAGAAGATCTATTTCGCATACGGAAAGAACTGGAATTGGATGCCTCGGAATTTAGGGACACCATAAACCAAAAACAATTGAAAACCGTTTGGGGAGATCTAAGCGGGGACGAGTTAAAAACTGCCCCAAAAGGTTTCGAAAAGGAACACCCCGACATAGACCTAATTAGAAAAAAGCAATTTGTTTTTGTGCGAAATCTATCGGACAGTGAAGTTTTATCCGCGTCATTTTTGGAAGAAGTGGACAATTCCTTTAGGGCCATTAGACCCTATTTTGATTTAATGAGCGATATCCTCACCACCAACTTGAACGGAGAATCAATCTTGTAA
- a CDS encoding SDR family oxidoreductase — protein MEKILVAGATGTTGEKIIKLLKSNEKYQPIAMVRNEDQRTRFESQGIETVMGDLAKDVSKTTKEIDKVIFAAGSKGKDVVNVDQEGAKRLIDAAKKERVNKFVMLSSMGVDNPRGDLKEYLQAKQNADQYLDISGLTFTIVRPGSLTNNEGIGKIKLANKLQEHGTIPRWDVARTLVQSLDDKIAKNQAFEILTGETRIEEAVEQLEMA, from the coding sequence ATGGAAAAAATATTAGTAGCAGGTGCGACCGGCACCACTGGAGAAAAAATCATAAAATTATTGAAATCGAACGAAAAATATCAACCTATCGCCATGGTTCGTAATGAGGATCAAAGAACGCGATTTGAATCCCAGGGCATTGAGACCGTAATGGGTGATTTGGCCAAGGATGTCTCCAAAACGACCAAGGAAATCGATAAAGTTATTTTTGCTGCAGGCTCCAAAGGAAAGGATGTGGTAAATGTAGATCAAGAGGGAGCAAAGAGACTGATCGATGCCGCAAAAAAGGAGCGAGTGAACAAATTTGTAATGCTGAGTTCCATGGGCGTGGACAATCCTCGTGGAGACCTTAAAGAATATTTGCAGGCCAAACAGAATGCTGACCAGTATCTGGATATAAGCGGTCTGACCTTTACCATTGTTAGACCTGGTTCGCTAACCAATAATGAGGGTATCGGAAAAATAAAACTTGCAAACAAACTACAGGAACATGGCACTATTCCACGATGGGATGTCGCCAGGACCTTGGTACAAAGTCTGGATGACAAAATTGCCAAAAATCAAGCCTTTGAGATTTTAACCGGTGAAACCCGTATTGAGGAAGCCGTTGAACAGCTCGAAATGGCATAA
- the cysM gene encoding cysteine synthase CysM, with protein MSNSILDLIGNTPLVESKVLNTNKKVKVLFKLEGNNPGGSVKDRPAYNMIKSGLERGDFTKDTKLIEATSGNTGIGLAMIAGLFGLNIELVMPENSTKERVQTMRAYGAKVTLTPADVGIEGARDYAEAKVAQEGFRMLNQFANNDNWLAHYKTTGPEIWRDTQEEITHFVSSMGTTGTIMGTSTFLKEQNPNIQIVGVQPTDNSKIPGIRKWPQEYLPKIFDPAKVDTVMEVSEEDARTMAKQLAKEEGIFAGMSSGGAATVALRLAETLESGTIVSIVCDRGDRYLSSDLFD; from the coding sequence ATGTCTAACAGTATACTCGATTTAATCGGAAACACCCCATTGGTGGAATCCAAAGTATTGAACACCAATAAAAAAGTAAAAGTCCTTTTTAAACTAGAAGGAAATAATCCTGGCGGAAGTGTTAAGGACAGACCTGCGTACAATATGATCAAAAGTGGTCTGGAACGAGGCGACTTTACGAAAGACACCAAACTTATAGAAGCTACAAGCGGTAACACTGGGATAGGATTGGCCATGATCGCCGGTCTTTTTGGATTGAATATTGAATTGGTGATGCCGGAAAACTCTACCAAGGAACGAGTGCAGACCATGCGGGCCTACGGTGCAAAAGTTACCTTGACCCCTGCCGATGTTGGGATAGAGGGCGCACGAGATTATGCTGAAGCAAAAGTTGCCCAAGAAGGTTTTAGAATGCTGAACCAATTTGCCAATAATGATAATTGGTTGGCACATTACAAAACTACCGGACCGGAAATTTGGCGAGATACACAAGAGGAAATCACACATTTCGTTTCCAGTATGGGTACCACAGGGACAATTATGGGCACATCAACTTTTTTAAAGGAACAAAACCCCAATATTCAGATTGTAGGTGTACAGCCTACGGATAATTCCAAAATACCGGGAATTCGAAAATGGCCGCAAGAGTATCTGCCAAAAATTTTTGACCCTGCAAAAGTGGACACCGTAATGGAGGTGAGCGAGGAAGATGCCAGAACTATGGCAAAACAGTTGGCCAAAGAGGAAGGTATCTTCGCAGGAATGAGCAGTGGTGGTGCCGCAACAGTGGCCTTGCGCTTGGCAGAAACCTTGGAGAGCGGCACTATTGTTTCGATTGTGTGCGACCGTGGGGACCGTTATCTCTCTTCAGATCTATTTGACTAG
- the epsC gene encoding serine O-acetyltransferase EpsC, translated as MDKEKIIEELIRHKKMPCLDFKLKQLTEDFTNTLFYTLFDTNTPVAVNLELLEKQFNKLMDMACCELKKPHDELWGEYVSHLPEILEFLNLDAEAILECDPASSSLQEIYLAYPGFYAIAIYRLAHELYVEGIPLIPRLMTEYAHRQTGVDINPGAKIGKSFFIDHATGVVIGETAVIEDNVKVYQGVTLGALYVSKSLEKTKRHPTIKNNVTIYANATILGGDTVIGKNSIIGGNAWITESVPPNSKVYHTPEIKIKTSPNV; from the coding sequence ATGGATAAGGAAAAAATAATCGAAGAGCTTATTAGGCATAAAAAAATGCCCTGCTTGGATTTTAAATTAAAGCAACTTACCGAGGATTTTACGAACACGCTCTTTTATACCTTATTTGACACCAATACCCCTGTGGCCGTAAACCTTGAGCTATTGGAAAAACAGTTCAACAAGCTTATGGATATGGCGTGTTGTGAATTGAAAAAGCCACATGATGAGCTATGGGGAGAATATGTTTCCCATCTTCCCGAAATACTGGAATTTTTAAACCTGGATGCCGAAGCTATCCTAGAATGTGACCCCGCATCTTCTTCGTTGCAAGAAATATACCTGGCTTACCCGGGATTTTATGCGATTGCCATTTATAGATTGGCACATGAGCTATATGTGGAAGGCATTCCTTTGATTCCCCGTTTGATGACGGAGTATGCCCATAGACAAACGGGAGTGGACATTAACCCTGGGGCCAAAATCGGAAAATCTTTTTTTATCGATCATGCTACCGGTGTAGTTATAGGTGAGACGGCAGTTATAGAAGACAACGTTAAGGTATACCAGGGAGTTACGCTGGGTGCATTGTATGTATCCAAGAGCTTGGAAAAAACAAAGCGACACCCAACTATTAAAAACAATGTGACGATTTACGCCAACGCTACCATTTTAGGTGGCGACACCGTTATTGGTAAAAATTCCATTATAGGCGGAAATGCCTGGATAACCGAATCGGTGCCGCCAAACTCTAAAGTGTACCATACCCCAGAAATTAAAATTAAGACGAGCCCTAATGTCTAA
- a CDS encoding DUF72 domain-containing protein: MKFGKVDNPENIDFTIPPDHPDTPVVLSKTKTGAEAKIYVGCAKWNRQDLKNFYPRGTKDELEYYSSQFNSIELNATFYRIFPAEQYEKWRDKTPEGFKFFPKMTNEVSHLRRMNDKALEATDRYLEVTSLLGEKLGTIFLQMHNNFGPKNWDRVVRFVEYWPKEFPLAMEFRHTDWFNDKNVANELYHLLEENNIANTLVDTAGRRDLMHMRFTKNEAFIRYVGANHKSDYPRLDDWIERLSSWKSMGLENIHFFVHQNLELESPLLSAYFIEQLNTKMGFDLRVPRTTLSSEKGLFD, translated from the coding sequence ATGAAATTCGGAAAAGTAGATAATCCGGAAAACATAGATTTTACCATACCACCTGACCACCCAGATACGCCCGTGGTGTTATCCAAAACCAAAACGGGGGCTGAGGCAAAGATTTATGTCGGTTGCGCCAAATGGAATAGACAAGATTTAAAGAATTTTTACCCAAGGGGCACAAAGGATGAGCTGGAATATTACTCATCGCAATTCAACAGTATTGAGCTCAACGCCACATTTTATCGGATATTTCCGGCGGAACAGTATGAGAAATGGCGGGACAAAACTCCTGAAGGTTTTAAGTTTTTCCCGAAAATGACCAACGAAGTAAGTCATTTACGCCGAATGAACGATAAGGCTCTTGAAGCAACTGACCGTTATTTAGAGGTAACGTCTTTACTTGGAGAAAAGCTCGGAACCATTTTTTTACAAATGCACAATAATTTTGGTCCAAAAAACTGGGATAGGGTAGTGCGCTTTGTAGAATATTGGCCAAAAGAGTTCCCATTGGCCATGGAGTTTAGACACACGGATTGGTTCAACGACAAAAATGTGGCCAATGAGCTTTACCACTTATTGGAAGAAAACAATATTGCCAACACCCTAGTGGATACAGCAGGCAGAAGAGACCTTATGCATATGAGATTCACCAAGAATGAAGCCTTTATTAGATATGTTGGTGCAAATCATAAATCGGATTACCCCCGCTTGGATGATTGGATCGAGCGTTTATCTTCATGGAAATCCATGGGCTTGGAAAACATTCATTTTTTTGTACATCAAAACCTTGAGTTGGAATCCCCTTTATTGTCAGCCTATTTTATTGAACAACTTAACACTAAAATGGGTTTTGATCTACGTGTACCAAGAACAACTCTATCCTCTGAAAAAGGTTTGTTCGATTAA
- a CDS encoding sigma-70 family RNA polymerase sigma factor — protein sequence MRQLKIIKQVTNRESKSLDKYLQDISKIDLITAQEEVELAQKIRAGDQAALEKLTNANLRFVVSVAKQYQNQGLKLPDLINEGNVGLVKAAKRFDETRGFKFISYAVWWIRQSILQALAEQSRVVRLPLNKIGSINKIKKTFSYLEQAHERPPSPEEIAKELDMTVSEVKQSLKNTGRHVSMDAPLKEGETSNLYDVLNAGDSPKPDRSLMHQSLNTEINRALDTLSPREADVVRLYYGIGDQPSMTLEEIGSTFDLTRERVRQIREKAIRKLRHTSKSKILKSYLG from the coding sequence ATGAGGCAGCTAAAAATCATTAAGCAGGTCACGAACCGGGAATCCAAATCACTTGACAAATACTTGCAGGACATTAGTAAGATTGATCTTATAACTGCACAGGAAGAAGTTGAGTTGGCACAAAAGATACGGGCCGGAGACCAAGCTGCTTTAGAAAAACTGACCAACGCCAACCTTAGGTTTGTTGTTTCTGTGGCCAAGCAATACCAAAACCAAGGTCTTAAGCTTCCCGACCTGATCAACGAAGGTAATGTTGGGCTAGTTAAAGCAGCCAAGCGTTTTGATGAGACCCGCGGCTTTAAATTTATTTCCTACGCGGTATGGTGGATCAGGCAGTCCATTTTACAAGCTTTGGCCGAACAATCTCGAGTGGTTCGTTTGCCATTGAACAAAATTGGGTCGATCAACAAGATAAAAAAAACGTTTTCCTATCTGGAGCAGGCACATGAGCGGCCACCATCTCCAGAAGAAATTGCCAAGGAGCTGGACATGACGGTATCCGAGGTAAAACAGTCGTTAAAAAATACTGGACGCCATGTTTCCATGGATGCTCCCCTTAAGGAAGGTGAAACCTCAAATTTATATGATGTGCTCAATGCCGGTGATTCTCCTAAACCGGACAGGAGCCTAATGCACCAAAGTTTAAATACAGAGATCAACAGGGCATTGGATACACTCTCGCCAAGAGAGGCGGATGTGGTGAGGTTGTACTACGGTATTGGAGACCAACCTTCCATGACCTTGGAGGAAATAGGCAGCACGTTTGACCTTACCCGAGAACGTGTGCGGCAAATCCGGGAAAAGGCCATTAGAAAATTAAGACATACATCCAAAAGCAAAATTTTAAAATCTTATTTGGGATAG
- a CDS encoding glyoxalase: MDLESDRRLDIRPSIPESHFNNQMGFDEHFQNKTLRPVLKLQNYLLVEAFKNYANKHKGVFYDLSLEKKLQYIERAIQKDIKFRNSLKGMIIGQFTVEEYRDYITNSSALNKRMMHMVVERLKDQIQLLEVETLLQD; encoded by the coding sequence ATGGATTTAGAATCCGACCGCCGATTGGACATTCGTCCGAGTATTCCCGAGTCACATTTTAACAATCAAATGGGTTTTGATGAGCATTTCCAGAACAAGACCCTCCGCCCTGTTTTAAAACTCCAGAACTATTTATTGGTAGAAGCGTTCAAGAATTATGCGAACAAGCACAAAGGTGTTTTTTACGATCTTTCCTTAGAGAAAAAACTTCAATACATTGAGCGGGCCATTCAAAAGGACATCAAGTTCAGGAATTCCCTAAAAGGTATGATAATAGGTCAGTTCACGGTAGAAGAATACAGGGACTATATTACCAATTCCTCTGCCTTGAACAAGCGAATGATGCATATGGTGGTGGAACGTCTTAAGGATCAAATCCAACTTTTAGAGGTGGAGACGCTGTTACAAGATTGA